ACGTTGGTTTCCTTGGGGAGGCATGTGGGCAAATGGAGTTTCTTGGTAGTGTGCTTACTTGATGGTTCTGTACATTGCTTATGTgtgctgatttttttttcattagttACAGCAGCGTGGGAAATGTTTTATAACCAGGTGGAAGGTGATACAATTAAGGGTCTGGGCTATGGGCATATGCAATGGTTGAATTTTGGGAGTTTTTGTGTAAGATTTCTGGTGCtatgtgtactctttttcctaccCTAGGTTTTTCTCCTTCAGAGGGTTTTTCCTAGggaggttttaacgaggcacaAGTGCTAGATgggttgtttctttttttttttctctttggtTGGTGGTCTATTCATGAGAGGCTTGTTCTCATGAAACATGAAACATTtgatattaataatattcatcttttgttgtcaaaaaaaaaaattaataaatcaatatttgtaagtgagtagtttattttactatttatgaataataattttattttaatgaaattaatatttttatatttattaattaatatgattatAAATTatgaattatataatattaaaatacattaatttGGAGTCAGGAtactaaaagaaaatatataactaatATCATATCTTGTTATATCCTAGCTTCCCCCTCAgaataacttttacacatgatgaaCAAGATATGATAGGAGACAGAATAATGGCAAACAACAAGATATGATTACTATAATGGCATATTCTATCCTGTCCTGGCCATCAAACATGATATGATCCtagttatatatttttataataaatataaaatattaatttaactaaaataaaaaaataaaaaaattattattcataaataataaaatagaatactcacttacaaatatttatttattaataataatagactaatttaatattttcatctcatattatttaaaaattatttatctacttatataataatttaaatataaattatttttgaaataataatatttttaatttagttattttattgtttatcacgtgtcacaactaagtgaaaaccattgattacaaattttgattttttaatagtaatagattaattttctattttcatctcctattatttaaatataaagtacttttgaaataataatattcttaatttagttaacttttattgttaattatcacgtgccacaactaagtgaaaaccgattagttaactgcataattttatttaaaatataggttatcttcaaaacaataaaataggctaattaataaaatttaaattaattttatgtattttaaaatatagacttattcatgaaaatgtaaagaaattatatttaatagaatgatcaatttttaaatgtattttttattcaaatataaatctgatacattattctatgcacctcaaacacaggatatgataagagtctatcctactcttatcctatcctgttgctATCCTGTTCACATAAACATGGATTATTAAGTCAAGGTGTTATGTTAAACATGTGAATGTTGCCAAAAAAACATTGTCAATGTGAAGGATTCCCCACATGGATTACGCTCATTTCTACATGTTTAACATAACACCTTGACTTATGCTTACACGCAGGAATCAACATGTTCATGATCAATATGCATGTCACATTTATAAATATTTGCtactatgtatatatatatatatatgtacctGAGGCGTACTAGGGTGGTGGAAAAGGAGATGAGCATTACAAAGAATGCAATAGCCTTTGGAGAGTTGCAACTCGTCAATGAGCATCAAAAGTAGTGCCCGAGTCAACTAAGAGGTAATAGAGTTGGTGGTAAACACTCTCATCATACTTAGAACGATCAACCCATGTAATCTGCATGCAACAATGAAACaaactaattaaattaaaatacaaattgtTTAATTAGAATAATTAGTTCATAGCATGAAACACTAGCTGATAAATGCTAAATTTACCTAGTTTTCCATATTACTTTGGGCACTTATCTATGATAAAAGTGTGAAATTTCATATCAACTTAACCCTCAGCTATGTAGTTTAGTAAATAATTACACTTAGAATAGATTTTATGTGGAATTTAGAGTCTAATCCCTATCTTTGATGTAGTATGGATGCTAAAGAGAATCCATGAAGGTTTCATAGAAGAAAAGCAACAAGAGGGTGAAGAAATCCATTTTAGAGTAAATAACTTGCTCAAGTCAAAGAAAATTCGCTCAAGCCAAAGTTCCAGGAAACTATGGCGTTGTAGGAAACCCACACATGAAGAAAGCTACTCGCTCGCCTTAGAGAAACCATTGGATATTGCATGCACACCACATCCAAAATGAAGTCTTCTATAGGTCATGAATGAATTTTCAATTTCACCTAATACATCAACATGAAAACAAACCACAAAAACATGCAACTTATGAAACCTTAGCATATTTATCTCCAGAACTAGGATAAGTGGGGAAGGTAATTGAACCTCACCATGCATGTGAAAAATGTTAATCAATACTAATAATTTTCAACCAAATGTAGAAAATTATTTACAAAACTTAGAACATGAATAGAAATATACCATTAACAAAGATCCACTTTAGATTCATTCATGCCAGTATATATCACAAACACGATGATTTCTCTAGCAATCAATGACGAATATATTTGGCTCTTCAAATAACTTTCATTATTATTCGAGAGAAAAATAATCATCATAAGCAAGAGAGTATAAGAAGTTGGACATCATACGGTGCCCACCAATGTCTCCGGGGGGACTATTGATTATTACTACCTAAAATTTTCTTGAAGTTTCAGTTACATACCTAATGAGATTTGGATCAATATAAGAAGAAACATGTTATTGTGCATTCAGTACTTATTTCTCCTTACTTGAACTCTTAATCTAGAGAAGCATATCTGGCTGAGGCATCTTAATTAATTCCTTCATAGAAGCTAATGCAAGACCCATAAGCACATATCTCTCTAAACGGACTTCACTACACATCATCAACACCATTGGTGATCTAGTCCTAGGAAATGCATATGATTGATTTCCAAAAACTCAATCTAACACATCAAGTCCCATTGGCAAGAGCCTTCATGGGACTAGCTAATGCGAAGGCCCCTATGCGATTCAATTCATCCATTTGTCGATCATTCTCAATTCATAACTACTTCATCTTAAGTGAAAGTTTACCTGCAATGGTAGATCCACTATAATTGTTACATGTTGCATTTCGTATAACTTCCTTCATCACATTGTTCTTTGTCCGAAACTTCTCATTTTCCTACATAATGGTTCATGGGAATCAATTCATTTAATAAATCAAAAAACAAGTGTCTGAATACTAATATATTCCAGTTTAACCTTTAGTTGGATTCttcaattttgaaatcaaaacttgacattctttttcttccagtCAAGCTTCTTACTAAGATACATTTGCTCCTCATCGGTATGATGAGTCTCCTTGGATAAACTAAAACACTTAAGAGAAAAAGCCAAAATGAGAATCACCTCAATCAAACATATCAATCACATTTGTAAAAAATATTGCATAATCCCATAAAGCCAAACCCTTCaaaattttcataaaattttgtAATCCTCACTGCCTAAAATCCTAGCCAAAATTGCAGATCCACGATGACTACCAAAATGTCACCAATTGGGAAATCTAGAGGAAAAatgacaaaaataaataaatttgcataattttttttgaaaacctttCGTACCTGTGATAGAGGTCAAAGGATCAAATGAAGGTGAAAACCTCTTAGCTCTCGTAGTCTCGCACCTACATTTTTTGCACAATCATCAACATGAAGGTGATCTACAGCATCAAATGAGAAAGTGAATCCACGATGACAAAGTGAGACAAGTGTGAATGAATGGGATGAATGTGAAAGAAGTGACCACAATGTCACAATCCCCTCACTTCTTCGCCAGAGATTGTGGTTGGGCGGCACGCACCGACCACATCGAGGGACATGAGCGGCGTCTAGATAAGGTGGCTTAGGGTTCGAGTGAGTGGAGAAAGGAGAAGGGATGGAGTGTGACTTAGCGTTGGAAAATGAGACTTAAAACTTTGCTCATATCTCGTAAGGGCTAAGCCCAAAATATTTAGTGTTAGTATAAGTAACATTTTGGTCTTGGGCTGATTCAATTTCTAAGGGTTTGAACCGAGACCTAAACCAATGGCACAAGGCCGATGTGAAAAAATCCAAATTGAGCTTTAGGTGTCGGGTCAAGTCATTCAAGATAATTAGGTTGACCATAAACCTTGTGCACCGTCATTTTGAAGTCAGATTAACTAAAATATTATCCATTAgctatatttataattaatatgaGGTTTACAAAAATAAGAATACAAATTAGCTATTGaagatattttatattattacttaaagtcttaaattaaatactaattgtaaaacttATGATTAAAAATATCATTTAGCTAACGTTAAACTTTATAGTATAAGTATATTAACTTTTAATAGTAAATTTTTTAATGccttttaattattaaaattagtaaaaatattaattatgatTCACATCttgtaaaaaattaaaatatttaaatgacattaagtaatgttaaatattcaAAAGTAATAAAAGTATGACTTTTTTCGAAAATAACTATTATATTAACttaacatttaatatttttttgatattAGAATAATtcataaaagtcaattgtgacttttctaccattaagatatatgttaacaaaatatttttttaatgattatgtttattttatatattacaaaataaataaataaattgaatatCTTACGtttaaaatgatatcaaatatgtcataaaaattgatatcaaatagttttaaaggattgatttggaaattaactcaaataaattgtattttatgttttcgtttATACATGTGAAAGATTAAAATAGttttggtatattgattcaaagcataacaaattagaaagaaaaaaaaacataaataggTGATATgcgtatttaaaaaataaaaaggagagaagaaatatgaaaatatcTAACGTGTGCCGATAAAGTACTCTTATTCCATCAATGCATGTGATCTAATAATAATTAACCTTTAACTTAAAAAAAGAGAGCATATAAGACAAAATCAATTATTCAAGTGATTCTATGTATACCCATAAGATGCGCCCGAATCCACGAATTTTGCAGTGATCCAGCGGTGAGGGAATACGTTTTTCAGCTGCCCTCCCAAGGTTGAACCCAGTCCATTTCTTCTGATGTAATTTCTAGTTTTTACCCTTGAACAAAGCTTAGATGACTTGTGTTATTGCGTAAATTTAATACTTATGTTTACTATTCTTTAAATATTTGTTTGAAATTTCatttacatttttattaacgttacattttttttttacttttcatgGAAAAGTGAGTTCgaaatataaaattttagaaTACAACAATATATATACATGAGAAAAACAATATGGGGGCGTTTGGTAGAAGGGATCTTTAAAGATTCCCGGGTAAGTTAGGTTGGGAATGTAACATTCACATGTTTGGTACAAGTTTCAGAAAAAATATTTCCAGGTATTGTGGATTCCCAGGCATGCAATTTACATTGACTTTCTCCAAACTTCATTCTCATGTTCAAGGATGGGTATCTTGTATTCCCATGGGAATGGAAGTTATTTCCcattaacttttatttttacttcaaattttatatttttaaatattttaattaaataaattttaaaaacataccTGGGAATTGAATTTATCAACCAAACACTTTTTTAAAAGATGCCCGGGAATAACATTCATATCATAATATCCCTGGGAATCCACTCACCTGGACATGATTTTGATACCTTGTAACAAACGCCCCCATATAAATGTGATAAATTTTTCTAAcaatatataaaagagaaagacttgtaagaataataaaaaacagtacactattttttttgaataaaaaaacactattttttttttacgttaaaaaaaaaacactatttaaaagtaaaaaaatatatcaagaaaaccaaaaaataaaaatgagaagTAATTTTTCAAGATTATTACATAACCTATAATAATCTTCCAATGTTTATATatgaattaaattatttttttatttaaatatgttTGTGTTCCAAGTGGGTTAGATATAGATACGATGGCGAATAGGAGTTTGGATTTGAATCTGGGTTAGTGATTCAGAGTGAAAATTTTGATGTTGGTTCAATGGTGCCTCAGTGGGTGAGATCTTCTACGCCCATCACTGGAATTGGGTTTTTAGGTTAGGGTTTTGGTGGTTCTAGGTTCGGTTTTTTTAGTTGGGATTTTTTGTTAAAGATGATATGGAAATGTTGGAGATgatggatgaagatgatgatggatgAAGAATTGAAGATGTCAGTGaagaattatttttttattgaaaaagtcgatgaagatgatgataacCAATCTATTTGTTAATTGGGCGCCATCCCCGAACATGGACCAATACCAACAATTTCCCTTAGTCCAGTGCTATTTTAGTAGTCAAGCCGGCGAGGGACAAAAATCAAACTACACACGTagtttagggacgaaaaacttatttaacccaaatattttttatattccCTTTTCATATTAGAAATAGCAAATAAACACTACAGAAtccaagtaaaaaaaaaagttatacatGTTCATACAGTAAGTACTACCAGGAAGATCACCAGAATTCTATAAAGGCATAAAGCTAACCATTCTAAACCGCGCATGAAAATAAACTAGGAAAACACTAAAGTCACAGTGATAAGCAAGTCACACCTCAGAACATGCATCTTGAAGCTTTAACTTCAAGCACAAAATTTTCTTTATCAACCAGATCAAAGACACATTGATCTCCTTCCTTCAAGTGACACTCCCTCACAAATTCAGACCAACCAGAAGAGAATGCTGTGGAATCATCCTTTGGATCATAGGATAGCTGGGCATCCCATTTTCTCCCCTTAGCTCGAAGCACCACACTGGTTACCTTATCAGtgacatatttttttatgaatccCAGTGGTATTTTCTGCTCATCAAATACAAGTGAATCTAATTAGTCATGGCAATGGCATAAATATTTGATCCCACATGACAAGTTTATTCACAAAATTAAAATGAGAACCCTATATCTCATGTGAGTGGATTTAGAATAGACAATGCAAAATTGGATGGAAAAAAAGTTGTATTGTAGgctcataaaaataaaatactttgATCATATTAAAGACAACAAAAGAACACACAATAAGTTATTTGCACTACCATTTCATTCATATGAGTGTTCTTTAAAATGATGGTGAATTGATTCTCCCTTTTGCTGTTCATTTTAGGAAATTCAGAAtctacaagaaaaagaaagaaagaggatGAGTTGAAAATTAAAACAACTCAAATATGAGCGAATAAGAAATGAAGAGAATGAGGTATATATGTGTTGGTAGCTAGTAAGTAAACCATTATCCAAGACATTAGCTGCAATTCCTCTTCCACTGCCTTCAGCTAAGTTACTTTGAAGCcttgtttgttttcttttttctgccTCTGCTTCATCCAAAAACATGTCAAGCAGAGtataaagagaaaatgaagctaataattaataaaatctcAAGATAAATAAAAAGCAATCAAGTTATTATATACCTTGAACCAAGTGAGGGCTTGATGCTCTTTTGGCACGTTCAATCTCTACACTATATGAAAGTTTCTCTGAATTCATTTGCGTCAAAACACATTTATCACCTTTTTTCAAAGTATTTTCCTCTTGAAATTTCTTCCAACCAGTAGTAAGTGAAAATTGATTACTGCTTTGGTTCAGCTTGAACCTGACATCCCAACTCTTCTCAGCAACCCAAAGAATAGCATTCCCTTCCTCCTTATGTAGATGTGCTGGTACAAAACGGCCTGGCATTGACTGTTTAGACAACAATTTTCTCAATAGTCAATGTTTTGTTATAACATAAGGATTGTCTGACTTATTATGGGGTTCATTATGCAACTTGTACAATTCACACAATTAAATTGATCCAAACATAGCGAGCGCATGTTTGGAAGATCGTTTGAAAACTGAAATTAATAATGGTGGACTAAAGCAAATTAAAGATACTGCCACAATAACAAAGTAAATTAATCAGAATTAAAACTAAATTTTCCACCACATTTCATATGTGTTACACACCATTTGTTTAATTTCCTTACCATCGTATTCCTTTCTATGTATGATCGGTGCATTGTACAACGAATGATGACGTTCTCAGAGCTACTTACAGCTTTATCTGCACTACTAATTCTAGAGTCTTTCAGGGGCTCCTCCTCAGACCACCCTCCTTTGGCTTGGCTGATTCCTCTTTTACCTGTTAACAAAACAAATCAAGTTGACCAAAGTCAAGTTTTACAAATCCTTTTTGCAACCAAGGTATCCACCGCGGCAACAGTGATTAATCACATCGATGCTGATGCAAAACACCAAGTAGCAACATGTTATAACTTTTAATTGTCATGTCGGCTAAAAAATGAAGTGAACAATCACCAAATCGTACTTAATAGTTATCAAGTTTCATTAACCattcatttatttatatattaatttattatagtGAAACTTGACATGGTTTCCAATTGAAAAAGTCTATTTCCATCATCCATGGACCAAACAAAAATCAACCCAAGAAATGACAAAATTTTACCAAAAGAACTGCTCCTTCTTAAGCACTTTATATTACATTCAACCAACTTTGGAAAGGAAACGGAAAAGGAGAAAAGACGAGAACCTGTTTTCTTAGGATTTGTATTATTCTCACTCATAACCCTTTGAGATTCAGTTCCTGCATGCTGCCTGTGATAGCTTTTATGATGGCCCTCTTTTGggttgtttttcttcttcttagaaGACCCAGAAAATGGTAAGGGagatttttccctttttttctgGCGTCTTGAGGAACCGTGAacctcattttcattttcattttcatcatcatcatcatcatcatcatcagtacTCTTGTCAGTGTCACTCTCTTCACCGGAGTCAGTGCTTTCTTGATCTCTACCAGGGTATTTTATTTCCAAGCCAGATTCATGTATCCTAACTTTGAATTGTGTTCCTCGAACACGTGAATCGTTCCTGAAAGAAAACCACAAAGAATGTTCCACATCCAAAGAATAAAACTCTGTAAATTCCTTCCAATGATCTCCAAACATGATAACATCAGAACCATGTTTTTTCCAAGTAACTTTCCACCTTTCACCAGGAAGCAAAAGAGCTACTGGGTTTGAAATTCTTGCATTGATCCAATGTTTACTAACAAACCTCCTCGGCATCCTCTGCCAAAAAAACCATTGTTAATGAAGCATATCCATAATCAAAGTCctttaattagaaaataaacATGCAATTTTTATTCATAAAATCATACCTTACACATATACACATTCATTCATAATATATATACAAATGAAAatgagagagggagaagaatgGTTACCAACACCCCTTTTTGAAGGCTGCATTCATCAATCCTCTTGCTAAAGTGAATAGCTTTAGAAGACATTGTTTGGAGATGGAGTAAAGTTCAGTAGCTCAGAATATAGAAGTGAGATGATGAGTTTTACCTCAATTGAACCTGATTTATAAGTACAAAAGTTGAGCCTGATTTTTAAGGTCAATtagataaaatttaattaatttttttaaaatttggaaAACATGTTGCATCTCTCTCTAGCCTCTAGGCTTCCAGAAGCTCAGCCTATCCTTCACCAACTCCAATCCTGTCAGAAGACTTTCTTGGTGAATAATCTCAAGTTGGTTTGGCTAAATCGAGTGCCGAAACAACAGTTTCAGATGATCTGAACAGAGGAAACTTGCTGTAAAGGAAAAACCATGAACAAATGATCTTCTGTAATAAAACAAAGTGTGTAATGGTCATCTGCAAAAGAGGAAAATCAAGCCAAGTAATTCAAAACTTGTGATTACATTTATTGTAATCTCACGTCATATGGAGCAGCAAGTCAGCAATCCAGTCGCATATCTAACATCAATCAATCAGTAGTGTCAGTCTGTCAGTGATTACATTTGTTTTTTATATCCAAAGCCGCACCATAATTATTATGCAAGGCCGTCACAACGAAGTTCTCGCGCAAGCTTACCAAGAAAAATAGTAAGGGAATCGGTTTTAACACaacggtgcccactagggtggacaagtTTCAAACTGGTTCACCGGTGGACCATTATCATATGCCGTTGGATTTGAGAATCTTGAAATATTCTTTTATTAGATGGCTAGGATTAAATGATGATTAAAAggataaaaatgtaaatttaagATTCTCCCATTCAACACTGTTTTTCTCAAAATTATTTGTGAGAGTGAGAAAAACTATATTTCTGGATTTGGAAATGTTAGCCGCAGGTTTCTTCTTGGAATGGGAGAATAAAGGTTGAATGATATCATAgacaaaggaagaagaaagtgaaAGTTAACGAAGAATCGGAGTTAAAACAAAAaacctcatcttcttcctctttctttctGAAACTCTCCATCTCCTCTAAATTGCAAAATCCACCATCACCATTAAAAATCCCAGCATCCCCATCATCCTCTTCTTCCAACTACATTTtcccttcatcttttctttcttctttttctaccCACCACTTCCACTCAAATCATACTCCCattcctttcttttttcttccatGAGAACAACCATAAACCCAAAAAAcccataaaaaatatatttcgtTCCTCCTTTTGCTGGATATGTcaagaaaatgttttctttcCTCATCCTTTTGCTGGATCTGTTACCAAACCCattattaattttcaatttcagaaaattaaactaaaaaagGCATAAATTTCAACCTCATTTTCTCCCTTTCTTGATTCATCTTTAATCCATCATCTTCTTGTCTCTTTTATGTTTCTTCCATCTCCCCTCAATCCCTCACTGAACCCAGTTAACAAATCTGACGAAGAACAGTGGATTGGGGAATATTCTTCCCTGCAACACTGTTCTTCTCAAAATTTGCAATATCAGAATCGAACATGTTCTTCACCATGGCCAAAGCATTGCTGCACATGTGCTCCACGTGAATCTGCCCTTTCTCCAGAGCCTTCCTCACCTGCTTGTCGGCGCCG
This portion of the Lotus japonicus ecotype B-129 chromosome 3, LjGifu_v1.2 genome encodes:
- the LOC130744840 gene encoding B3 domain-containing transcription factor VRN1-like, whose amino-acid sequence is MSSKAIHFSKRIDECSLQKGVLRMPRRFVSKHWINARISNPVALLLPGERWKVTWKKHGSDVIMFGDHWKEFTEFYSLDVEHSLWFSFRNDSRVRGTQFKVRIHESGLEIKYPGRDQESTDSGEESDTDKSTDDDDDDDDENENENEVHGSSRRQKKREKSPLPFSGSSKKKKNNPKEGHHKSYHRQHAGTESQRVMSENNTNPKKTGKRGISQAKGGWSEEEPLKDSRISSADKAVSSSENVIIRCTMHRSYIERNTMSMPGRFVPAHLHKEEGNAILWVAEKSWDVRFKLNQSSNQFSLTTGWKKFQEENTLKKGDKCVLTQMNSEKLSYSVEIERAKRASSPHLVQEAEKRKQTRLQSNLAEGSGRGIAANVLDNDSEFPKMNSKRENQFTIILKNTHMNEMKIPLGFIKKYVTDKVTSVVLRAKGRKWDAQLSYDPKDDSTAFSSGWSEFVRECHLKEGDQCVFDLVDKENFVLEVKASRCMF